GTTTCAACTGATAAATACGTTCCGCAATGGCTGAAGCATATTCTTCCTCAGAAATATCAGCGACATTTGGCATTTCCTCATCAATCCAAATATGTTGGGCATTCTGCTTATCATGCGCAATGCTCATAAAATGATAGTGTTCAAAGCCTAGCAAATCAGCTAAACTAACCTGCGGACTGATATGCAAGGTTGCCGAAATCATATAAGTCTTGCGTGTTTCGGGTAGAAATTCTTGAAAATTCAACAATTCTTCACTACTAGCATTTAGGTAAGTTTGACGTTTTTCATTTTCAACAATTGTCTCAAACCAAAAATCAGTAAAAGGCTGCGCAAATAAGGCTAACAAATCCTCCAAACAAATATATCGCCAATCAGAATTGAAAGCCAGCAATTCATTAGTTGTTTGTTCTAAACGACGAGCGTCCTCTGTTGTCACATAGACTTCTTGATTTTGGTAAAAACGTGTTGACAAATGGCTCAATTGGAAAGAAAGACTTTCTATCAATCGTTTCTCCAATATCGGTAAAGCTGCATCTAAGTGCTTTTCAAGTTTTTGCACCAATTGCGTTACGTTAACACGACGACGTGAAAATTGCTCCAAATTTAAAATCAATTTTTGGGCTTCATCAAAAACAAGCACTTTCTTAGCCGCAAACGCCTTATCATCTTGCACACGTTCCAAAAAATAAGCATGATTAATAATCAATAGTTTGCTATGTTTCGCATTTTCATAAGTACGATTCCAAAAATCAACATCCTTATAAAGGGATTTTTCACTTAAATTTCCATCATGTTTAAGCTGGTCAAAATAAGCTTCAAAGCGCTGTTTTTGTTTGATTTCATCTAAATCGCCAGTTTCCGTTTCAGTCAGCCAAACCAAAAGCTGCATTTTATAACGATTTACCAAACGATTATCTCCTTCACGTCGCAAACTATCCGCGAAGGCATCTAATTTAATATAGTTACCAGGACCTTTAATCGATTGACACGGTATGTGAAAAACGTCTTGAATCTTTCTGACTTCATTTGCCATGATTTGGTCTTGAAGAACCTTAGTTGGTACGGAAACAATGACCTGCTCATCTTGAGCCAACTGGAGCAAAGGTAAAAGATAACCATAGGTTTTTCCAAGTCCTGCTTGCGCTTCTAAAAATGAGACCTGTGACGATTGAAAATCATCTTTAACCAACTGTGCAAACTGACTTTGCTTTTCACGCGCATCCAATCCCAGAAGCGCCAAATTGACATCAAATGCTTCTGATAATTGACGCGCTTCACCAATCGTTTTTGGTTGTCGTAGCACTAAGCCACCAACTTCTTGAAAATCTTTTGGCGATAAAATCTTAGCCTGTTTGAAGCTTTCCTCAATTAACATCCCTGTTTCAAACAAAAGGTTATCAGCTAAAGGCAAAAGGCTTTCCAAGACTTCCTTGGGCAGTCTTTTCATTTTTGCTTTCAATTTTAAAAATAGCTGCGCAGTCGCATAGGCATCTGAAATTGCCGTGTGAGCATCTGCCAAATCTAAAGCTAAAGCATCAGCCAAATTTCCCAAACTGTATTTCTCAAAAGTTGGATAAAAAACCTGCGCCAATTCAACCGTATCAACGCGAGGTGTTCGTAATTCATAGCCTTCCATGAATAATTGTTCTGCTAACAGATTGGCATCAAATTTGACATTGTGAGCCACAAAAACACAATCCTCAATTAGGCTAAAAATCTCCTGCGCAACTTGTGAAAAATCTGGCGCTTTTGCTAATTGCTCATCTGTAATACCAGTCAAATTAATAATATGTTCAGATAAAGCCTCGTGGGGATTGACATCCGTTTGATAGGTCTTGACGATTTCATCGTTTTCAATAATCACAATCCCAACTTGAATAATTTCTGCCATTGCATGGGCACCCGTTGCCTCCAAATCCACAATAGCATATTTTTGAGAATTTACTTGCATCATAACACATAGATTATACCACACTTGGCTGCTACTTGCGTAACGGATTTAAACTAGCTTTATCTTGGCTCAAAAATGTTCTATGTTATAATGACTTTATAAACTTTCAGAAGCTAGGTGCTTATGGTGAGAAAGACAAAATTAAACAACTATTACCTTGAAATGGTCGAACACAGCCTGTACGTTCCTTATTATGACGAAGAGGGATGCATTCGTGTTCTTCTTCCAAAAGATTACGATAAAGAAGAATAGGCAAAATATTTTTTATAGTAAGGAATCATTCTCAGGCTATTCATGGAAATTTATCCCTACTATCAAAAATCACAAAGAGTTGCCGAAATTGATTGTCGTGGGAATTGATAACGC
This sequence is a window from Streptococcus macedonicus ACA-DC 198. Protein-coding genes within it:
- the dinG gene encoding DnaQ family exonuclease/DinG family helicase; its protein translation is MWYNLCVMMQVNSQKYAIVDLEATGAHAMAEIIQVGIVIIENDEIVKTYQTDVNPHEALSEHIINLTGITDEQLAKAPDFSQVAQEIFSLIEDCVFVAHNVKFDANLLAEQLFMEGYELRTPRVDTVELAQVFYPTFEKYSLGNLADALALDLADAHTAISDAYATAQLFLKLKAKMKRLPKEVLESLLPLADNLLFETGMLIEESFKQAKILSPKDFQEVGGLVLRQPKTIGEARQLSEAFDVNLALLGLDAREKQSQFAQLVKDDFQSSQVSFLEAQAGLGKTYGYLLPLLQLAQDEQVIVSVPTKVLQDQIMANEVRKIQDVFHIPCQSIKGPGNYIKLDAFADSLRREGDNRLVNRYKMQLLVWLTETETGDLDEIKQKQRFEAYFDQLKHDGNLSEKSLYKDVDFWNRTYENAKHSKLLIINHAYFLERVQDDKAFAAKKVLVFDEAQKLILNLEQFSRRRVNVTQLVQKLEKHLDAALPILEKRLIESLSFQLSHLSTRFYQNQEVYVTTEDARRLEQTTNELLAFNSDWRYICLEDLLALFAQPFTDFWFETIVENEKRQTYLNASSEELLNFQEFLPETRKTYMISATLHISPQVSLADLLGFEHYHFMSIAHDKQNAQHIWIDEEMPNVADISEEEYASAIAERIYQLKQLDEPILVLFNAKKTMLDVSDLLDDMALHHLTQEKNGTAYNVKRRFERGESRILLGTGAFWEGVDFVQADKMIEVITRLPFENPKDLFVQKISNHLLAQAKSPFYDYSLPLAILKLKQAIGRTMRRDNQRSAVLILDNRILTKSYGKIINDALAEEFYLSSQKFSKSLTEIKNFLL